A genome region from Rattus norvegicus strain BN/NHsdMcwi chromosome 17, GRCr8, whole genome shotgun sequence includes the following:
- the Gcm2 gene encoding chorion-specific transcription factor GCMb: MPADSMQDPDPVLSYGMKLTWDINDPQMPQEPAHFDHFREWPDGYVRFIYSSQEKKAQRHLSGWAMRNTNNHNGHILKKSCLGVVVCARACALKDGSHLQLRPAICDKARLKQQKKACPNCHSALELVPCRGHSGYPVTNFWRLDGNAIFFQAKGVHDHPRPESKSETEGRRSALKRQMASFYQPQKRRSEEPEAGSTQDTRGHSNSTPVPEPSELFAMPADTSFPISGHSSLSFPNSDVHRVTCDLPTFPGDVILPFQKYSNPSIYFPGPPWSYELASPGVTGSSPYPTLYKDPSIVPDDPDWIHLNSLQYNVSSYGSYERSLDLTARYHGWKPTHGKAGLEEKVDCRPCQAVPTSPYYNLELPCRYLPVAPAGTQALQTVITTTVAYQAYQHPALKHGDSVQEVSSLASCTYASENLPMPIYPQALDPQEGAIQAASPSGRAPGIVPGDCQAARPTLAFPQETDPSRTAGADVWDVCLSGVGSVMAYLDRTGQPFNLDNEDF, encoded by the exons ATGCCAGCAGACAGCATGCAGGACCCCGATCCTGTGCTTTCCTACGGGATGAAACTCACATGGGACATCAATGACCCGCAGATGCCTCAG GAACCAGCTCACTTCGACCACTTCCGGGAGTGGCCTGATGGCTACGTGCGCTTCATCTACAGCAGTCAGGAGAAGAAAGCTCAGCGCCACCTGAGCGGCTGGGCCATGCGCAACACCAACAACCACAATGGCCACATCCTCAAAAAGTCCTGCCTGGGCGTGGTGGTGTGCGCACGCGCCTGCGCCCTGAAGGATGGCTCGCACCTGCAGCTGAGGCCAGCCATCTGCGACAAGGCTCGTCTGAAGCAACAAA AGAAAGCTTGCCCCAACTGTCATTCAGCTTTGGAGCTGGTCCCTTGCCGAGGACACAGTGGATACCCTGTCACCAACTTCTGGAGACTTGATGGCAATGCAATATTTTTTCAG GCCAAAGGAGTTCATGATCATCCCAGACCAGAGAGCAAGTCagagacagaaggcagaagaagTGCCCTCAAGAGACAGATGGCCTCTTTCTACCAACCCCAGAAAAGGAGATCAGAGGAGCCTGAG gcaggAAGCACTCAGGACACCAGGGGACACTCCAATAGCACGCCTGTCCCAGAACCCTCAGAACTGTTTGCTATGCCTGCTGACACCAGCTTCCCTATTTCAGGgcattcttccctttccttcccaaactCTGATGTCCACAGAGTTACCTGTGACCTGCCCACCTTTCCAGGAGATGTAATACTTCCCTTTCAGAAATATTCAAATCCAAGCATTTATTTCCCTGGGCCACCTTGGAGCTATGAATTGGCAAGTCCTGGAGTTACGGGTTCAAGTCCATATCCTACCCTGTATAAAGACCCCTCCATTGTCCCCGATGACCCTGACTGGATCCATCTAAACTCACTACAATATAATGTGAGTTCATACGGCAGCTATGAGAGAAGCTTGGATCTCACAGCTAGATATCATGGCTGGAAACCTACACATGGGAAAGCTGGCCTTGAGGAGAAGGTTGACTGTAGGCCATGCCAGGCTGTGCCCACATCGCCTTATTACAACCTAGAGCTGCCCTGCAGGTACCTGCCAGTGGCCCCGGCAGGTACCCAGGCCCTGCAGACAGTGATCACCACCACAGTGGCTTATCAGGCTTACCAGCACCCTGCTCTGAAACACGGCGACAGCGTGCAGGAGGTTAGCAGCCTTGCCAGTTGCACCTACGCTTCTGAAAACCTCCCAATGCCCATCTATCCGCAAGCCTTAGACCCTCAAGAGGGAGCCATCCAGGCAGCCTCCCCTTCAGGGAGAGCCCCTGGGATAGTCCCTGGAGATTGCCAGGCAGCCAGACCTACTCTGGCTTTCCCTCAAGAAACAGATCCCTCCAGGACAGCTGGAGCagatgtgtgggatgtgtgtctGTCTGGGGTGGGCTCTGTGATGGCTTACTTGGATAGGACAGGGCAACCCTTTAACCTCGACAATGAGGACTTTTAG